Proteins from a genomic interval of Crassostrea angulata isolate pt1a10 chromosome 7, ASM2561291v2, whole genome shotgun sequence:
- the LOC128191528 gene encoding protein phosphatase methylesterase 1-like, giving the protein MSALERQALKSKLGGLPPLPPHGLGGPAKRPLIRKRDYTPIHWDKYFERMHDVKCGDSDTFRVYECGSTGPVLFFLHGGGFSALSWSLVSSILSGLVTCRCAAVDLRGHGDSSTSNNQDLSAERLSSDVGNIIKEMYGDDPPPIILVGHSMGGAIAVHAAIRHLVPSLIGLIVIDVVEGTAMDALSSMQSFLKGRPSIFKSLEQGIEWCVRSGQVRNLESARVSMVGQLKRVDTEETATAELEHQIEASTHSGGTSTIIEEEEEESSTKDSESKPVEEKVTSASPSDKAEFKAPAPVSSTEDGHHYTWRIDLGKSEPFWRGWFEGLSNKFLSCEVPKMLLLAGVDRLDKDLTIGQMQGKFQMQVLPQCGHAVHEDSPERVAEVLATYLVRFKVAEPTADFHRSFPGC; this is encoded by the exons ATGTCAGCATTGGAGAGACAAGCACTAAAATCCAAATTAGGGGGATTGCCACCCTTACCTCCACATGGACTCGG TGGACCAGCAAAAAGACCTCTGATCAGAAAAAGAGATTACACTCCTATCCATTGGGACAAATACTTTGAGCGAATGCATGATGTCAAATGTGGAGATTCAGAT ACCTTTCGTGTGTACGAGTGTGGCAGCACAGGACCCGTTCTCTTCTTCCTCCATGGAGGGGGATTTTCAGCTCTCAGCTGGTCTCTGGTTTCT tCCATTTTGTCTGGATTGGTCACTTGTCGATGTGCAGCTGTAGACCTCAGAGGGCATG GTGACTCATCAACCTCAAACAACCAAGATTTATCAGCAGAGAGACTGTCGAG TGATGTTGGAAATATCATAAAAGAAATGTATGGAGATGACCCCCCTCCCATCATTCTTGTGGGGCATAG CATGGGAGGTGCCATAGCAGTACACGCAGCCATTAGACATTTAGTCCCTTCTCTAATTGGATTGATCGTAATAGATGTTGTAGAGG GTACAGCAATGGATGCTCTTAGTAGTATGCAGTCATTTTTAAAAGGAAGACCAAGCATCTTTAAATCCCTGGAGCAAGGGATCGAGTGGTG TGTAAGGAGTGGACAAGTCAGGAATCTGGAATCAGCGAGAGTCTCCATGGTGGGACAACTCAAGAG AGTGGACACGGAGGAAACTGCCACAGCTGAGTTAGAACACCAGATTGAAGCAAGCACCCATTCAGGGGGAACAAGCACAATTATAGAGGAAGAGGAGGAAGAAAGCAGTACCAAAGACAGCGAGAGTAAACCTGTAGAGGAGAAAGTGACCAGTGCTTCTCCATCAGACAAGGCAGAATTCAAAGCCCCTGCTCCTGTCAGCTCG ACAGAAGATGGTCATCATTACACATGGAGAATAGATTTAGGAAAATCAGAACCTTTTTGGAGAG GATGGTTTGAAGGGTTGTCAAATAAATTCCTGTCTTGTGAGGTTCCTAAGATGTTGTTACTTGCAG GTGTAGATAGATTAGACAAAGATTTAACAATAGGACAGATGCAAG gGAAATTCCAGATGCAGGTCCTTCCACAGTGTGGTCATGCAGTGCATGAGGACTCCCCAGAGCGG GTTGCTGAAGTTCTGGCAACATATTTAGTGAGATTCAAAGTTGCTGAACCTACAGCAGATTTCCACAG GAGTTTTCCAGGTTGTTGA
- the LOC128191526 gene encoding C2 domain-containing protein 3-like has product MVKKKERASRQSPKKDARKKKDDVVIHTGLPPKVEGQLRCHCCLSVSQVKWTCPSPPDVTHVRVRWWGEEGEGAIFRPYDARKGNFAMAKTLARYPIKSGPKQFSAYLTDMSSLLIEVLSGGMMVPVGYAEVTDLGKLSSSSPVKGWYPVMSPNDDKLAELEVSLHLETVTDSYDSLGDSIPTTDLSMDANGVNDSMYPQRIQHKAPYAIPPRIPTDDPFISPVSNQNGSVPNGYANTAADLRKQLNYSFHDNRQHSHPQPVESGSTVEVTANGDIVTSDLDQNHLNFISHPTPNHSAISVQSSKSSRKQKASVREPPPQAAPRGAEGPEVGDLLSILLQKGDKLRKEMIISSVEDNVTNSKEITSASYKNGHENGENNMSRMSESRRSTGSFFKELLQSEKAHQNGHVDVSQFEENAIDLIMGGSGLDDYQMLNLGAGSPGSISDDQDLVSDPGDPIHSETLLKELFYKNPDSEVSELSEFSDEDVKYQKVESRLRTASPAPSMEDPDNVRPPSRRSSVSSITLPLPMTETPEKPKKKSEKPKTPKRKGRVKLRRKGSKKRRKGSRSLSRSASEFSDDSFNTSRSEMSQVSFDMPASDLDEPEQEMAPRRGKKKVDGLSIERLTLLGRVHVARVVIDQLKLVGFEQNTTPSKKKPGIKSVGKPPKPSPKVKKAATYFIEYQFPVVATSRDKHAPNAMATEVTRVASKNIKDGVVTFNHRSVFPIMFDGTAVDNWWKSALIFKLFARSTGQKVPNLVGSCGIPLKSILKSDSFHLDSSLDIQENSISRPGSASRRGGSDVEGFYGKLKVSVELASDSKDFSSALAKTKLAEMSGKAKIVPIPKPPPPKPPVSQEPSAVNTQDQVLHFNQLRKQTESEMKENIVREVEAFLQRNSQASSTTSSQQKNYGQGLLQIPVSYDPSNELPEVLTLHTLLLIPEGRNITLNGIPCLTSLKRHPVFPPKPHSMASDPSSRSMNSRNTYLVCRMFWCDDAVHSDVCWNDPQPQYNFSQIAPVLVSQSLLERMRNNFMVVEIWDKKTNAENDKLIGIVKLSLHQFYMSFRDRKISSALLKSQYPVIAVDNYLPIVDPLTGSQYGQLKVLLAMGSAEQVSALQRMKMESAAGLQVLRPSHQLDGNLETSQEGASRNQFGTSVLVEHIFEVVIEGIRGLSMFDNMMWGEADCFIQYHFPTQSQTEVPGAPIVRHSVPKMKTFRSATTLCIPDPTFNDITRHRLCLPQGSPVQRELLTACAGSGSSGGVPFEVWCRYYHPNVRDQCIAKTSLPLAKLCAMVTMQKRNEPAVQTFTLPINSVTGDGQEEDPEQKAKQKDCGLLTLTIHYKTHIAHNESSTAAHRNIGQSQVCLTVGILKACGLKAAAESLAYTDSGMQYPAEVGVNTYIKVQLSFLDKSEERITRTVARSFAPEFSHTMDFPCNLIWTEADNEALSLAEILERGQLHLQVWHQVPGLASDIDRQMMLEDTTRDKKLGDVLLGTCEVPLSTVLTHRTGISGWFPITVSPNVSSEDNMDASGYHGNYLHRVVGGVELEVKFAHHNDREKVIHAGRNVGWSPVDLQVEDEEEWMSDDESSDRFYHITICVDQANFPLANALATGQDTLEKGARCYVRYKLYDKAAVLSKVTKMADSDGILTSELGHKHTLNIPASSPFRWYLREEKLEVQVWVSYSYNQSQRPQHRDKLIGTAYINLETLADTRRTQHRVSGLYPLFKAGGANLGGGFIQAHVTLKPMFGIPRQRENEANMSDIHDTDYDPNDSFHQLSGNTKRSKPISKHARVQEEDEEVVPSFSVLISVERAMHLPRVSENSRSGEHLPNTYVSYQTAESADPTFTDVFPNSDNPVWDHQNETRLSTELLYQENRNLVFKVWHKPSSCGKTPDKCSDRVLGFVSVDLTPLASGLQQMCGWYNIMDFNGQCQGQIKVNIIPQECLRQYNQETNSPNQPTSLPVRSESSIHHLPAWIHEQPMSFPLSDRPFTSSLPQFDSSPLTDVGQPQVLQQQLVENIRNFLDQQQATLDSKPDFSSVNTHREPSIHWVPSVPENKYEETNDSSRSFLFGSLRKQMQDLDQITSRLKQKLTPVYSLPQHLSSEPEAPVSCRSTGHATLTSTHSGLSTISTLHLQHSQRDSSRTQESDLLLTASNEAESSRTGVDSGVLSVTQSSEKYQDQEALDSQRSDGLDAFRLRSLTHEFNKDSPRDQNSDTGIHCPYKLREDDSSSNSNVGNTPRDSHSKSSTPRGSTPRDPYSVSNGSKMSDPSSLGFQYQGDMSSRSHISAKSSYQDGGGKSPVDVAFGLANEKNSNVNFNSNEKKMESKDMSVIEENADESGGEGDEKYYHRYRDILDEQDSEGSEVESEADIVVPRTLNDVSGKFGGIPGHEAHSNAGPRESPREFHQSDHTMPFEVGSSRSGSKSNSGSKKTSEAELSDLEELHRENLQDSRCEKHQFYVEKDSWFSDEEGDLHRSGYDPSFTQRSTRIVSLEVDVEENLQEIEIVEKDSWFSSDQSKSNLESSNPPNENDNSEMNSYVRHSKHLLSKVKLDTISSVGSREYDSFYIEERDLLNNVELDSVTSGTNTQKGESVYNSTASFHVRKSSDLENYHEERMTHDCVPKSPKEIYNHVVSELEEFFEHSRSESVQGHFADDSEEEEEGDNFHRLGEAENGSSDEEEVDIEVQQTNHGKGKDTNQQIPNFFLPVEHLQESMKVLHLATKAQPGNDSSEVKIMDPQCREEKSQAAAEMKNKLSQNVAQSRFANGPTKSRQLPTAEEAKRIAKIFSSKHSK; this is encoded by the exons AtggttaaaaagaaagaaagagcgTCCAGGCAATCTCCTAAGAAAG AtgcaagaaagaaaaaagatgaTGTTGTCATTCACACTGGATTGCCACCAAAAGTTGAAGGTCAACTGCGATGTCACTGTTGCCTTAGTGTAAGTCAGGTCAAATGGACTTGCCCTTCACCTCCTGATGTCACACATGTGCGTGTTAGATGGTGGGGAGAAGAAGGAGAGGGTGCCATTTTCAG GCCATATGATGCCAGGAAGGGAAATTTTGCTATGGCTAAGACTCTGGCTAGGTACCCTATTAAATCAGGTCCAAAGCAGTTTTCTGCATACCTTACTGACATGTCCAGTCTGTTGATTGAGGTTCTCAGTGGAGGAATGATGGTTCCTGTTGGATATGCTGAAGTAACAGACCTTGGAAAGCTTTCATCAAGTTCACCTGTTAAAGG ttGGTATCCTGTTATGTCTCCGAATGATGACAAACTGGCAGAGTTAGAAGTTTCCCTGCATCTGGAAACTGTGACAG ATTCCTATGACAGTCTGGGCGATTCTATCCCAACCACTGATTTGAGTATGGATGCTAATGGTGTCAATGACTCTATGTACCCACAACGAATACAACATAAAGCTCCTTACGCCATTCCACCCAGAATACCAACAGATGACCCCTTTATATCACCTGTGTCTAATCAG AATGGCTCTGTGCCAAATGGCTATGCAAATACTGCAGCAGACTTAAGAAAACAGCTCAATTATAGTTTCCATGACAACCGGCAGCATTCACATCCTCAGCCAGTAGAGTCTGGTAGTACTGTTGAAGTGACAGCAAACGGTGACATTGTGACCTCAGATCTAGACCAAAACCACCTCAATTTCATctcccaccccacccccaatCACAGTGCCATATCAGTACAATCCTCCAAATCGTCACGGAAACAAAAAGCGTCCGTTCGTGAACCACCCCCACAAGCTGCACCAAGAGGTGCAGAGGGACCAGAGGTTGGAGATTTGCTTTCGATTCTTCTGCAAAAAGGAGACAAGTTACGCAAAGAAATGATTATTTCGTCTGTGGAAGATAATGTGACAAATTCAAAGGAAATTACTAGTGCTTCATATAAAAACGGCCATGAAAATGGAGAGAACAATATGTCTAGAATGTCAGAAAG CCGTCGGTCAACTGGAAGTTTTTTCAAGGAACTATTACAATCTGAGAAAGCACACCAGAACGGACATGTTGATGTTTCACAATTTGAGGAGAATGCGATTGATCTGATTATGGGTGGATCAGGGCTGGACGATTATCAG ATGTTGAACTTGGGAGCTGGCAGTCCAGGATCTATATCTGACGATCAGGATTTGGTCAGTGACCCAGGGGATCCTATCCACAGCGAAACTCTACTTAAAGAATTGTTCTACAAAAATCCA GACAGTGAAGTGAGCGAGTTGAGTGAGTTTAGTGATGAGGATGTCAAGTACCAGAAGGTAGAGAGCAGACTCAGGACGGCTTCCCCGGCTCCCTCCATGGAGGACCCAGACAATGTG CGTCCACCTTCAAGGCGTTCCTCTGTGTCCAGTATCACGTTGCCTTTACCAATGACAGAAACTCCggagaaaccgaagaaaaaatcGGAAAAACCCAAGACACCAAAAAGAAAAGGAAGAGTGAAACTCCGCAGGAAAGGCAGTAAGAAAAGAAggaaagggtcaaggtcactgagTAGGAGTGCCAGTGAATTCAGTGACGATTCGTTTAATACCTCTCGGTCAGAGATGTCCCAGGTATCGTTCGATATGCCTGCCTCAGATCTGGATGAACCAGAACAAG aaatggcACCTAGACGTGGTAAGAAAAAGGTGGATGGCCTAAGCATTGAGAGACTGACCCTGCTAGGGAGAGTCCATGTGGCCAGGGTTGTGATTGACCAGCTCAAGCTTGTTGGCTTTGAACAAAATACAACTCCATCGAAGAAGAAACCAGGCATTAAATCAGTGGGCAAGCCTCCAAAACCTTCACCTAAAGTCAAGAAAGCTGC AACCTACTTTATTGAATATCAGTTTCCTGTGGTTGCTACATCCAGAGATAAACATGCACCTAATGCCATGGCAACAGAGGTCACTAGAGTTGcatcaaaaaatatcaaagatggAG TTGTGACGTTCAATCACCGTTCAGTCTTCCCAATCATGTTTGATGGAACTGCAGTGGACAACTGGTGGAAGTCTGCTTTGATCTTCAAACTGTTTGCAAGGTCCACTGGACAGAAAGTG CCAAATCTGGTAGGAAGCTGTGGAATTCCCCTGAAGTCCATCCTTAAGTCTGACAGCTTTCACCTGGACAGTTCCCTGGACATCCAGGAGAACAGTATCAGTCGCCCGGGCAGTGCGTCCCGGCGAGGAGGGAGTGATGTAGAGGGGTTCTATGGAAAACTAAAG GTGTCTGTAGAATTAGCGTCAGACAGCAAAGATTTCTCCTCAGCTCTGGCCAAGACAAAACTTGCAGAAATGAGTGGTAAAGCTAAAATTGTGCCAATCCCCAAACCTCCCCCTCCCAAACCTCCAGTATCTCAGGAACCAAGTGCTGTTAATACTCAGGATCAAGTGCTACATTTCAACCAATTACGCAAACAAACAG AGTCCGAAATGAAAGAGAACATAGTGAGAGAGGTGGAAGCTTTTCTACAGAGGAATTCTCAGGCCAGTAGTACCACATCTTCTCAGCAGAAAAACTACGGCCAGGGCTTGCTACAAATTCCTGTATCTTATGACCCGTCCAATGAGCTTCCAGAG gtgCTTACTTTACACACTCTGTTACTGATCCCGGAGGGACGTAACATCACCTTGAATGGCATCCCTTGTCTAACATCACTAAAAAGACACCCAGTTTTTCCACCTAAACCTCATTCAATGGCTTCAG aCCCCAGCAGCAGAAGCATGAACAGCAGAAACACGTACCTGGTCTGTCGGATGTTTTGGTGCGATGATGCTGTACACTCGGACGTCTGTTGGAATGACCCCCAGCCACAATACAACTTCTCACAG ATTGCTCCAGTGTTGGTTTCACAAAGTCTGCTGGAACGAATGAGGAACAACTTCATGGTTGTGGAGATTTGGGACAAGAAAACAAATGCAGAGAATGACAAG CTGATTGGAATAGTAAAGCTCAGTCTCCACCAATTCTACATGTCCTTCAGAGACagaaaaatatcctcagcattgCTAAAATCACAG TACCCAGTGATTGCTGTGGACAATTACCTGCCCATTGTTGATCCACTGACCGGCTCCCAGTACGGACAACTCAAAGTCCTTTTGGCCATGGGGTCAGCCGAACAGGTGTCTGCCTTACAACGAATGAAGATGGAGAGTGCTGCTGGTCTGCAAGTGCTGAGACCTTCACATCAACTGGATGG aAATTTAGAAACTAGTCAAGAAGGTGCTTCCAGAAATCAGTTTGGAACCTCAGTGTTAG TGGAACACATCTTTGAGGTGGTTATAGAAGGAATTCGAGGCCTCTCAATGTTTGACAACATGATGTGGGGTGAGGCGGACTGCTTCATTCAGTATCACTTCCCCACCCAGAGCCAGACCGAGGTCCCAGGGGCCCCAATAGTCCGACACA GTGTCCCTAAGATGAAGACTTTCCGAAGTGCCACCACCCTCTGTATCCCTGATCCGACCTTTAATGACATCACCAGACATCGACTATGTCTGCCTCAGGGAAGCCCAGTACAGCGCGAGCTGTTGACAG CCTGTGCTGGGTCTGGTTCTAGTGGTGGCGTTCCTTTTGAAGTCTGGTGTAGGTACTACCATCCCAATGTTAGGGACCAGTGTATCGCCAAG ACTAGTCTACCATTGGCAAAGCTGTGTGCAATGGTAACAATGCAAAAAAGGAACGAACCAGCGGTTCAGACATTTACCCTGCCCATAAACTCTGTGACAGGGGACGGTCAGGAGGAGGACCCAGAACAGAAGGCCAAG CAGAAAGATTGTGGACTGTTAACCTTAACCATTCACTACAAGACACACATAGCCCACAACGAGAGCAGCACAGCAGCTCACAGGAATATTGGACAATCCCAGGTCTGTCTGACTGTGGGTATCCTCAAGGCTTGTGGACTCAAG GCTGCAGCAGAAAGTTTGGCCTACACTGACTCAGGTATGCAGTACCCAGCCGAGGTGGGAGTCAACACCTACATAAAAGTACAGCTGTCCTTTTTGGACAAGTCT GAGGAGAGGATTACTAGGACAGTGGCCCGCTCCTTTGCCCCTGAGTTTTCTCATACAATGGACTTTCCATGTAACCTGATTTGGACAGAGGCGGACAATGAGGCCCTCTCACTAGCAGAGATCTTGGAGAGGGGACAGCTTCACCTACAGGTGTGGCATCAGGTGCCGGGGTTGGCCTCAG atattgacAGACAGATGATGTTAGAAGATACAACCAGAGACAAAAAACTTGGTGATGTGTTGCTTGGCACCTGTGAAGTACCACTGTCAACTGTATTAACTCACAGGACTG GTATTAGTGGATGGTTCCCTATCACTGTCTCACCTAACGTTTCATCAGAAGACAACATGGACGCCTCAGGTTACCATGGGAACTACCTCCATCGTGTTGTTGGGGGTGTGGAGTTGGAGGTAAAGTTTGCCCACCACAATGACCGGGAGAAGGTGATCCACGCGGGGCGGAATGTTGGGTGGTCACCAGTGGATCTACAGGTGGAGGATGAGGAGGAGTGGATGAGTGACG ATGAGAGCTCGGACCGCTTCTATCATATCACCATCTGTGTGGACCAGGCCAACTTTCCATTGGCCAATGCACTTGCTACAGGTCAGGATACACTTGAAAAAGGAGCAAGATGTTATGTCCGCTACAAGCTTTACGACAAAG CTGCTGTTTTATCCAAAGTAACCAAAATGGCTGACAGTGATGGCATTCTGACCTCAGAACTTGGACACAAACACACACTTAATATTCCAGCTTCTTCTCCATTTCGTTG GTATCTTCGTGAGGAGAAGCTGGAGGTACAAGTGTGGGTCAGTTACAGTTATAACCAGAGTCAGCGTCCACAGCACAGGGACAAGCTGATAGGGACAGCTTACATTAACCTGGAGACCCTGGCAGACACACGACGCACTCAGCACAGAGTCAG TGGGTTGTATCCCTTGTTTAAAGCAGGAGGTGCTAACCTTGGAGGTGGCTTTATTCAGGCTCATGTCACACTGAAACCAATGTTTGGGATCCCAAGACAG AGAGAGAATGAGGCCAACATGTCGGACATCCATGACACAGATTATGACCCTAATGACAGTTTCCACCAGCTCTCTGGCAATACTAAGCGCAGCAAACCAATCAGTAAGCATGCCAGAGTACAGGAAGAAGACGAGGAAGTGGTCCCGTCATTCTCCGTCCTCATCTCTGTAGAACGGGCCATGCATCTACCTAGAGTCTCTGAAAACAGCAG gtctGGAGAACACCTGCCAAACACGTATGTTTCCTATCAGACAGCTGAATCAGCTGATCCAACATTTACCGACGTGTTTCCTAACTCGGACAACCCTGTCTGGGATCATCAGAACGAGACCAGACTCAGTACAGAGCTCTTGTACCAGGAAAACAGA AACTTAGTGTTTAAAGTTTGGCACAAGCCCAGCTCCTGTGGGAAGACCCCAGACAAGTGCTCTGACAGAGTGCTAGGGTTTGTTTCTGTGGATTTAACTCCCTTGGCCTCTGGACTTCAACAGATGTGTGGATGGTATAACATTATGGACTTCAATGGGCAATGTCAAGGCCAGATTAAG GTAAACATAATTCCTCAAGAATGTTTGAGACAGTATAATCAAGAGACCAACTCCCCGAACCAGCCCACTAGTCTTCCAGTTAGGAGTGAGTCATCCATACACCATCTTCCAGCATGGATACATGAACAGCCTATGTCTTTCCCTCTCTCTGATCGACCTTTCACCTCCAGTCTACCTCAGTTTGACTCTTCCCCTCTCACAGACGTAGGGCAGCCCCAAGTGTTGCAGCAGCAGTTGGTAGAGAACATTAGAAACTTCCTTGACCAACAGCAGGCAACACTAGATTCTAAACCAGACTTCTCTAGTGTAAACACCCATAGAGAACCCTCCATTCACTGGGTGCCTTCCGTGCCAGAGAACAAATATGAAGAGACCAATGACAGTTCTAGATCTTTCCTTTTTGGAAGTTTAAG GAAACAAATGCAGGACTTGGATCAGATAACATCCAGGTTGAAGCAGAAGTTGACTCCAGTATACAGCCTCCCTCAGCATTTGTCATCTGAGCCTGAAGCCCCTGTGTCGTGTCGCTCCACAGGACATGCTACTCTTACTTCCACACACTCAGGACTGAGCACCATCTCCACACTCCACCTACAGCACAGTCAGAGGGACTCCTCGCGCACCCAGGAGAGCGATTTACTCCTCACAGCTTCCAACGAGGCAGAGTCCTCCAGGACCGGAGTAGACTCAGGTGTCCTGTCTGTGACTCAGTCAAGTGAGAAATATCAGGATCAAGAGGCTCTGGACTCGCAGAGGAGCGATGGACTTGATGCATTCAGACTCAGGTCTTTGACTCATGAGTTCAACAAGGATTCTCCTAGGGATCAAAACTCAGATACAGGAATTCACTGTCCGTACAAATTACGTGAAGATGATTCTTCCTCAAACTCAAATGTGGGAAACACTCCTAGAGATTCTCACAGTAAAAGCAGCACACCAAGGGGGAGCACCCCAAGAGACCCATACTCTGTGTCAAACGGTTCCAAAATGTCTGATCCATCTTCTCTGGGGTTCCAGTACCAAGGAGATATGTCTTCTAGAAGTCACATCTCAGCAAAGAGCAGTTATCAGGATGGTGGTGGAAAATCTCCAGTGGACGTTGCATTCGGTTTAGCAAATGAGAAAAACTCTAACgtgaattttaattcaaatgagAAGAAAATGGAATCAAAGGACATGTCCGTCATAGAGGAGAATGCCGATGAAAGTGGAGGGGAAGGGGATGAGAAGTATTACCATAGATACAGGGACATCCTAGATGAACAGGACAGTGAAGGTTCGGAAGTGGAAAGTGAGGCCGACATAGTGGTACCTAGAACATTAAATGATGTGTCTGGGAAGTTTGGGGGGATTCCAGGCCATGAAGCCCACTCCAATGCTGGACCAAGGGAATCACCAAGAGAATTCCATCAAAGTGATCACACCATGCCTTTTGAGGTTGGAAGTTCCAGAAGTGGGTCTAAATCAAACTCTGGCAGTAAGAAAACTTCTGAGGCGGAGCTGTCAGACCTAGAAGAATTGCATAGAGAAAACCTGCAAGACTCCAGGTGTGAAAAACACCAGTTTTATGTGGAGAAAGACAGCTGGTTCTCGGATGAGGAAGGTGACCTTCACAGGTCAGGTTATGACCCCTCTTTTACACAAAGGTCAACAAGGATTGTTTCTTTGGAAGTTGATGTGGAGGAAAACTTgcaagaaattgaaattgttgaaaAGGACAGTTGGTTTTCATCAGATCAAAGCAAATCCAATTTAGAGTCATCAAATCCTCCCAATGAAAATGACAACAGCGAGATGAATTCGTATGTGAGGCATTCAAAACACTTGTTATCGAAAGTTAAACTTGATACCATTTCTTCTGTGGGAAGTAGAGAATATGATAGTTTCTACATCGAAGAAAGGGATTTATTAAACAATGTGGAATTAGACTCTGTAACTTCAGGAACAAATACGCAAAAGGGAGAATCTGTTTACAATTCTACTGCATCATTCCACGTCAGGAAAAGTAGTGACCTTGAAAATTACCATGAAGAAAGAATGACCCATGACTGTGTGCCAAAATCTCCAAAGGAAATCTATAACCATGTTGTTAGTGAACTGGAGGAATTCTTTGAACATTCAAGGTCAGAAAGTGTCCAAGGTCATTTCGCAGATGATAGTGAGGAAGAAGAAGAGGGAGACAATTTTCATCGTTTGGGAGAAGCAGAAAATGGAAGCTCTGATGAAGAAGAGGTTGATATTGAAGTACAACAAACCAATCACGGAAAGGGCAAAGACACTAATCAGCAAATTCCTAATTTCTTTTTACCTGTGGAACACCTGCAGGAGTCAATGAAAGTCCTCCATCTGGCCACCAAAGCTCAACCAGGGAATGATTCATCAGAAGTTAAG attaTGGATCCTCAGTGCAGGGAAGAGAAAAGTCAAGCTGCAgctgaaatgaaaaacaaattgagTCAAAATGTAGCCCAGTCCCGATTTGCTAATGGTCCAACTAAGAGCAGACAACTCCCTACAGCAGAGGAAGCCAAAAGAATTGCAAAGATTTTCTCCTCTAAGCATTCTAAATAA